Proteins from a single region of Bradyrhizobium diazoefficiens:
- a CDS encoding prepilin-type N-terminal cleavage/methylation domain-containing protein, which yields MSRRSCSDGAAGFTLIETLVALAIIAIVLGTIGSVVAVTTKGTRSIDQRLALSGTAETLLADLPARGLLKPGRQSGQLAGSRWRVDIAPMNVAGGNPATDRFVPLAVNLRLQRADGSAIQVTTVKLVPRATQ from the coding sequence TTGTCCCGCAGAAGCTGCTCTGACGGCGCCGCCGGGTTTACCTTGATCGAGACGCTAGTCGCGCTCGCGATCATTGCCATCGTGCTCGGAACCATCGGCTCGGTCGTCGCCGTCACGACAAAGGGCACGCGCTCGATCGACCAGCGTCTGGCGCTATCAGGCACGGCGGAGACGTTGCTTGCAGATCTGCCGGCGCGCGGATTGCTGAAGCCCGGCCGGCAGAGCGGGCAGCTCGCCGGCAGCCGCTGGCGCGTCGATATTGCGCCGATGAACGTCGCCGGCGGCAATCCCGCCACCGATCGCTTTGTGCCACTGGCGGTCAATCTGCGCCTCCAGCGCGCCGACGGCAGCGCGATCCAGGTCACGACGGTGAAGCTGGTGCCAAGGGCCACGCAATGA
- a CDS encoding PilN domain-containing protein: protein MSSLNSLRAIFDAWTGTVAGAAVAGLERMVSPRVVRLVESETGTFALEAAKPENMPKEIAFEDGKFTGANLAQIVRGCRIEIVLRPARFLFRPLELPARAADFLDGIVRAQIDRLTPWSATDAVVGCSAPVAQGSESITTMIAAAPRRLAMGYVEALSGFHPSAIAVLTEAPEGGHIRVFEQKSRGAIDPLRLSRTLQLVLAVAAVAAVLGSIVAGYLADSLSAQESELERQITQRRAAIRGADGGERSPLALLERRKYDTPASVIVLESLSRLLPDHTYVTEMHLAGNKLQIAGITRDAPSLIPLIEQSRHFTRATFYAPTTRGPTDPGERFHIEAQIEPRNAP, encoded by the coding sequence ATGAGTTCGCTCAATTCCCTTCGCGCCATTTTCGACGCCTGGACCGGTACCGTGGCCGGAGCTGCCGTTGCCGGACTGGAGCGGATGGTGTCGCCGCGCGTGGTGCGGCTGGTCGAGAGCGAGACCGGTACGTTCGCGCTGGAGGCTGCCAAGCCGGAGAACATGCCGAAGGAGATCGCGTTCGAAGACGGCAAATTCACCGGCGCCAATCTCGCGCAGATCGTCCGCGGCTGTCGCATCGAGATCGTGCTGCGGCCGGCGCGTTTCCTGTTTCGGCCGCTGGAGCTGCCGGCGCGTGCGGCCGATTTCCTCGACGGCATCGTGCGGGCGCAGATCGACCGGCTGACGCCGTGGAGCGCCACGGATGCCGTGGTCGGATGCAGCGCGCCCGTGGCGCAGGGCAGCGAGAGCATCACCACGATGATCGCGGCCGCACCGCGCCGGCTCGCGATGGGCTATGTCGAGGCCCTGTCCGGCTTTCACCCGTCCGCGATCGCGGTTCTGACGGAGGCGCCCGAAGGCGGGCACATCAGGGTGTTTGAGCAGAAGTCGCGCGGCGCAATCGATCCCCTCCGGTTGAGCCGGACGCTGCAATTGGTGCTGGCCGTTGCCGCAGTCGCCGCCGTCCTCGGCTCGATCGTCGCGGGCTATCTGGCCGACAGTTTGAGCGCGCAGGAGAGCGAGCTCGAACGACAGATCACCCAGCGCCGCGCCGCGATCCGCGGTGCCGATGGCGGCGAGCGCTCGCCGCTGGCGTTGTTGGAGCGGCGCAAATACGACACGCCGGCGAGCGTGATCGTGCTGGAATCGCTGAGCCGTCTCTTGCCCGATCACACCTACGTCACCGAGATGCATCTGGCCGGCAACAAGCTCCAGATCGCCGGCATCACCCGCGATGCGCCCTCGCTGATTCCCTTGATCGAGCAGTCCCGGCATTTCACCCGGGCGACCTTCTACGCCCCGACGACGCGCGGCCCCACCGATCCCGGCGAGCGCTTCCACATCGAGGCGCAGATCGAGCCGAGGAACGCGCCATGA
- a CDS encoding autotransporter domain-containing protein — translation MAGPTAAGKRTGYGVRSIVRHALATLLATTALGVVAAHAVDGSWVGATSNEWTDGTNWSSTPNVPDGTATFTTTGPTGVITSGIVNIGNVIFTATPNAPAYTISTGDIFVVNGAGIFNNSTNTQTFTVGSGMVFLNASSASAGSNFVTYSVSGGAMSFNNSSTAGTAQITNGGDIEFNNSSTAGTATIVNNAVMNFNDTTSASGSNITNSATGFVTFNTSSTAGTAAIDNSGSLIFSNSANAGSSTITTESGGTTSFTGTSAGGSARFITNAGGTVDISGLTNGGMTAGSIAGAGNYVLGANTLTTGSLNTSTQVDGVISGTGGGLTKVGTGTLTLTGTNTYTGATTISAGTLALSGTGSISSSSVVTVNATFDISGSTIPFNTINTLAGSASGVVNMGSKGLFITNGSTEFAGVIQGTGGLEVGGGTQTLSGVNTYTNTTQIDAGATLALKGAGSIANSASVTFTPGAGGTFDISQTTSGTSVNALFSATAGSVVALGSKTLTITSGSFFGGVIQDGGIAGGTGGNLVIANGATQQLFGTNTYTGTTTIASGGQLDLINFGGGDGSITTSSNVIANGVFDITGLSGGTSIKSLSGSGNVNIGANTLTITNGNGSFAGIIGDGGFGGGLVMAGGSEILSGANTYTGTTTVNGGRLEVDGSIASASAVNAGGTLAGAGSVGNVAVNGGTLAPGSAASPTGTLTINGSLSFTAASTYLVQVSSTSASLANVTGAATLGGATVSANFLSGTVQKQYKILSATGGLGGTTFNPAVISNMPTLSASLSYDPNNVFLNIGVNFTPSGGGLSINQQNVANTLTNFFNSTGGIPAAFAALTPAGLTTASGELGTGIIQSAINADGQFLNLMLDPTVVGRSSGFTKAGSVPQFAESDDAAAYASMRPATPREREAFAMATKAPLLSAQPANRWSVWAAGYGGSAQVGGNAAIGSQDLTARVWGGAAGADYRISLDTLVGFALGGGGLNYSLANAMGAGSADLFQAGVYGRHNFGPAYISAALAYGWHDVTTNRSVALAGADQLQGRFKADTFSSRFEGGYRFATPLAGITPYAAAQVTNFNLPNYSEVSLNGGGLFALNYAAQSLTDTRSELGLRTDKSYAMQNGVLTLRGRAAWAHDYNPSRAVTALFQTLPGTSFVVNGARVDADSALVSASAEMKWLSGFSIAGTFDGEFSGNVTSYSGKGVFKYSW, via the coding sequence ATGGCTGGACCCACGGCGGCGGGTAAGAGGACTGGATACGGCGTGCGCTCGATTGTCCGGCACGCGTTGGCGACCCTGCTCGCGACCACGGCGCTCGGCGTGGTCGCCGCGCATGCCGTGGACGGCAGCTGGGTCGGCGCCACATCCAACGAATGGACGGACGGCACCAATTGGAGTTCGACGCCCAACGTGCCGGACGGCACGGCGACGTTCACGACCACGGGCCCGACCGGCGTCATCACCAGCGGCATCGTCAATATCGGCAACGTGATCTTCACCGCCACGCCCAACGCGCCCGCCTATACCATTTCGACCGGCGACATCTTCGTGGTCAACGGCGCGGGCATCTTCAACAATTCGACCAACACGCAGACCTTCACCGTCGGCTCCGGCATGGTGTTCCTGAATGCGAGCAGCGCGAGCGCCGGCAGCAATTTCGTGACGTACAGCGTCAGCGGCGGCGCAATGAGCTTCAACAACTCGTCGACCGCGGGCACGGCGCAGATCACCAATGGCGGCGACATCGAGTTCAACAACAGCAGCACCGCGGGAACCGCGACCATCGTCAACAACGCGGTGATGAACTTCAACGACACGACCTCGGCGAGCGGGTCCAACATCACCAACAGCGCGACCGGCTTCGTGACATTCAACACCTCGTCCACCGCCGGCACCGCGGCGATCGACAACAGCGGCTCGCTGATCTTCAGCAATTCCGCCAACGCCGGCAGCTCGACCATCACCACCGAGAGCGGCGGCACCACCAGCTTCACCGGCACCAGCGCCGGCGGCAGCGCGCGCTTCATCACCAATGCCGGCGGTACGGTTGACATCTCGGGCCTCACCAACGGCGGCATGACGGCCGGCTCGATCGCGGGCGCCGGCAACTACGTGCTCGGCGCAAACACGCTCACCACCGGCAGCCTCAATACGTCGACCCAGGTCGACGGCGTGATCTCCGGCACCGGCGGCGGATTGACCAAGGTCGGCACCGGCACGCTGACGCTGACCGGCACCAACACCTATACCGGGGCGACGACGATCTCGGCGGGAACGCTGGCGCTGTCCGGAACCGGGAGCATCTCCTCCTCGAGCGTCGTCACGGTGAATGCAACGTTCGATATTTCCGGTTCCACGATCCCGTTCAACACTATCAACACGCTGGCCGGGAGCGCGAGCGGTGTCGTCAACATGGGCAGCAAGGGGCTGTTCATCACCAACGGCTCGACCGAGTTCGCTGGCGTGATCCAGGGCACCGGCGGATTAGAGGTTGGCGGCGGAACGCAAACCCTCTCCGGGGTGAACACCTACACCAACACGACCCAGATCGACGCCGGCGCGACACTGGCGCTGAAGGGCGCCGGATCGATCGCGAATTCGGCGAGTGTCACGTTCACGCCCGGTGCAGGCGGCACGTTCGACATTTCGCAAACAACCTCCGGTACCTCGGTGAACGCTCTGTTCTCCGCGACCGCTGGCAGCGTCGTCGCGCTGGGGTCGAAGACATTGACGATCACGAGCGGCAGCTTCTTCGGCGGCGTGATCCAGGATGGCGGCATCGCTGGGGGCACGGGGGGTAACCTCGTGATTGCGAACGGCGCCACGCAGCAGCTTTTCGGCACCAACACCTATACCGGCACCACGACGATCGCGAGCGGCGGTCAGCTCGACCTGATCAATTTCGGCGGCGGCGATGGCAGCATCACGACCTCGAGCAATGTCATCGCCAACGGCGTCTTCGACATCACGGGCCTGAGCGGCGGCACCTCGATCAAGTCGCTGTCGGGGTCGGGCAACGTCAATATCGGCGCCAACACGCTGACCATCACCAACGGCAACGGCTCCTTCGCCGGCATCATCGGCGACGGCGGCTTCGGCGGCGGCCTCGTCATGGCTGGCGGCTCGGAAATCCTTTCCGGTGCCAACACCTATACCGGCACGACCACCGTGAACGGCGGCAGGCTTGAGGTCGACGGCTCGATCGCCAGCGCGAGCGCCGTCAATGCCGGCGGCACGCTCGCAGGCGCCGGCTCCGTCGGCAATGTCGCGGTCAATGGCGGCACGCTGGCGCCGGGGAGCGCGGCAAGCCCGACCGGGACGCTGACGATCAACGGATCCCTCAGCTTCACCGCGGCCTCGACCTACCTGGTGCAGGTCTCCTCGACCAGCGCCAGCCTCGCCAACGTCACCGGCGCCGCCACGCTCGGCGGCGCGACGGTGAGTGCGAACTTCCTCTCGGGTACGGTCCAGAAGCAATACAAGATATTGTCCGCGACTGGCGGCCTCGGCGGTACCACTTTCAACCCGGCCGTCATCTCCAACATGCCGACGCTCAGCGCCTCGCTGAGCTACGACCCCAACAACGTCTTCCTCAACATCGGCGTCAATTTCACACCCAGCGGCGGCGGGCTGAGCATCAACCAGCAGAACGTCGCCAACACGCTGACCAACTTCTTCAACTCGACCGGCGGCATCCCTGCGGCCTTCGCCGCGTTGACGCCGGCTGGGCTGACGACTGCCTCGGGCGAGCTCGGCACTGGCATCATCCAGTCCGCGATCAATGCCGACGGCCAGTTCCTGAATCTGATGCTCGATCCGACCGTCGTCGGACGCTCCAGCGGCTTCACGAAGGCAGGTAGCGTCCCGCAATTCGCCGAAAGCGATGATGCAGCCGCCTATGCTTCGATGCGCCCCGCCACGCCGCGCGAGCGCGAGGCCTTTGCAATGGCGACCAAGGCGCCGCTGCTGTCGGCGCAGCCGGCCAATCGCTGGAGCGTCTGGGCGGCCGGCTATGGCGGCTCGGCACAGGTCGGCGGCAATGCCGCGATCGGCTCGCAGGATCTGACCGCGCGGGTCTGGGGTGGCGCGGCCGGCGCTGATTACAGAATTTCGCTGGACACGCTGGTCGGGTTTGCGCTCGGCGGCGGCGGGCTGAATTATTCGCTTGCGAACGCGATGGGCGCGGGCTCCGCCGACCTGTTCCAGGCCGGCGTCTATGGCCGGCACAATTTCGGACCGGCCTACATCTCGGCTGCGCTCGCCTATGGCTGGCATGACGTCACTACCAACCGCAGCGTGGCACTCGCCGGCGCCGACCAGCTCCAGGGCCGCTTCAAGGCCGACACCTTCTCCAGCCGTTTCGAGGGCGGCTATCGCTTCGCGACTCCGCTGGCCGGCATCACGCCTTACGCGGCGGCGCAGGTGACGAACTTCAACCTGCCGAACTATTCCGAAGTCAGCCTCAATGGCGGCGGCCTGTTCGCGCTGAACTATGCCGCGCAGTCGCTGACCGATACCCGCTCGGAGCTCGGATTGCGCACCGACAAATCCTACGCGATGCAGAACGGCGTGCTGACCTTGCGCGGCCGCGCCGCCTGGGCGCACGACTACAATCCGAGCCGCGCTGTCACCGCGCTGTTTCAGACCCTGCCGGGCACGAGCTTCGTCGTCAACGGCGCCAGGGTCGACGCCGATTCCGCGCTTGTCAGCGCCAGTGCCGAAATGAAATGGCTGAGCGGCTTCTCGATCGCCGGCACTTTCGACGGCGAATTCTCCGGCAACGTCACCAGCTATTCCGGCAAGGGCGTGTTCAAATACAGCTGGTGA
- a CDS encoding glycosyltransferase: MRPLRLAVMLEQALEVGGGFQQPLNDLLWLREWAAKSGNEIVVYSPYPLTLEILKEFGIEARLRKFGVLDYVFLFLKYCGPFDLVQIALELKSPFERALIRDGIDVVHFTSTSKRHLLLYQLPFIITIFDGCHRDAPEFPEVRTFGEFERREILFRLASTKAVAVIVNAPELIDHLCRRYAMERERAICIPFSPSTYVGRSAPDAAADAAVLAKYRLEPGYLFYPAQFWQHKNHITLLAALASLRERGITEGLVLCGSNRSGREKIDAAIRTYGLSEQISIIGFVESAELGALYRGASALVMPTYFGPTNLPPLEAWAVGTPVIYPEAFKAQAGDAAILFDYDDPRSLADAIVNLRAEGARERLRAAGHLRLAQFAEETEAGRQQFARQLERLKHRLALTAR; this comes from the coding sequence GTGAGGCCGCTGCGGCTGGCCGTCATGCTGGAGCAGGCGCTCGAGGTCGGCGGCGGTTTCCAGCAGCCGCTTAACGACCTGCTCTGGCTGCGCGAATGGGCGGCAAAATCCGGCAACGAGATCGTGGTGTACTCGCCCTATCCGCTGACACTCGAGATCCTGAAGGAGTTCGGCATCGAAGCGCGACTGCGCAAGTTCGGCGTTCTCGATTATGTCTTCCTGTTCCTCAAATATTGCGGCCCGTTCGATCTCGTCCAGATCGCGCTGGAGCTCAAATCGCCGTTCGAGCGCGCCCTGATCCGCGACGGCATCGACGTCGTGCATTTCACCTCGACCTCGAAACGTCACCTGCTGCTCTACCAGCTGCCCTTCATCATCACGATCTTCGACGGCTGCCATCGCGACGCGCCGGAATTTCCGGAAGTTCGCACCTTCGGCGAATTCGAGCGGCGCGAGATCCTGTTTCGCCTCGCAAGCACCAAGGCGGTGGCGGTGATCGTCAATGCGCCCGAGCTGATCGACCATCTCTGCCGCCGCTACGCCATGGAACGGGAGCGTGCGATCTGCATCCCGTTCTCGCCGTCGACGTATGTCGGCAGGTCTGCGCCCGACGCCGCCGCCGATGCCGCCGTGCTGGCGAAATACCGGCTCGAACCGGGCTATCTGTTCTATCCGGCGCAGTTCTGGCAGCACAAGAACCACATCACGCTACTTGCCGCGCTCGCAAGCTTGCGCGAACGGGGCATCACCGAAGGGCTGGTGCTGTGCGGCTCCAATCGCAGTGGTCGCGAGAAGATCGACGCGGCGATCCGAACCTACGGATTGTCGGAGCAGATCTCCATCATCGGCTTCGTCGAATCCGCCGAGCTCGGCGCGCTCTACCGCGGCGCATCGGCGCTGGTGATGCCGACTTATTTCGGTCCGACAAATCTGCCGCCGCTCGAGGCCTGGGCAGTCGGCACACCCGTCATTTATCCGGAAGCGTTCAAGGCACAAGCCGGCGACGCTGCGATCCTGTTCGACTACGACGACCCACGCTCACTGGCCGATGCGATCGTCAATCTGCGCGCGGAGGGCGCGCGCGAGCGGCTGCGCGCGGCCGGCCATCTGCGGCTCGCGCAGTTCGCGGAGGAGACCGAAGCCGGCCGCCAGCAATTCGCGCGGCAACTGGAACGGCTGAAGCACAGGCTCGCGCTGACCGCGCGTTGA
- the gspM gene encoding type II secretion system protein GspM translates to MSSGGIANAPARWLTGSPLIAVTLYVAVTVGLLLMAGLSIADVIAHRQALAQTSDLLDQLRGRKGAAKNAAAALAEHPGTPFLEGPTVTVAGANLLQRVAAAVGNVGGSVQSSQVDVTGAQLKDGFVGLVVSCELEQPALQKVLYDLEAGMPFLFVDQLDVQVPQTTALSEASTGRVRVILGVSGQWQPEK, encoded by the coding sequence ATGAGCAGCGGCGGGATCGCAAACGCACCCGCACGGTGGCTGACCGGCTCGCCGCTGATCGCGGTCACGCTCTATGTTGCGGTGACAGTCGGGCTGTTGCTGATGGCAGGCCTGTCGATCGCCGACGTGATCGCCCACCGCCAGGCTCTGGCGCAGACCTCCGACCTGCTCGACCAGCTGCGCGGCCGCAAGGGTGCCGCCAAGAATGCTGCGGCCGCATTGGCCGAGCATCCTGGCACGCCCTTCCTGGAAGGACCGACGGTGACGGTCGCAGGCGCCAATCTGCTGCAGCGGGTTGCGGCTGCGGTCGGCAATGTCGGCGGCTCGGTGCAGTCCTCGCAGGTCGACGTAACGGGGGCGCAACTGAAGGACGGCTTCGTCGGCCTCGTGGTCAGCTGCGAGCTGGAGCAGCCCGCGCTGCAGAAGGTGCTCTACGATCTCGAAGCGGGCATGCCGTTCCTGTTCGTCGATCAGCTCGACGTCCAGGTGCCGCAGACCACAGCGCTCAGCGAGGCCAGTACTGGCCGCGTCAGGGTGATCCTGGGCGTCTCCGGCCAGTGGCAGCCGGAGAAGTAG
- the rffA gene encoding dTDP-4-amino-4,6-dideoxygalactose transaminase — MASEFIPFNRPYVTGKEQANVEQALKSYHLSGDGAFTRRCHHWLEARTGCAKALLTHSCTSALDLAAILLDLKSGDEVIMPAFTFVSTANAFVLRGAIPVFVDIREDTLNLDERQIEAAITSRTRAIAPVHYAGVACEMDPIAAIAKRHGLRIVEDAAQGIMATYRGTPLGAIGDLGSFSFHETKNIMSGEGGALLVNDPTLAQRAEIIREKGTDRGRFFRGEVDKYTWQDVGSSLLPSDLTAAFLWAQLEDAEHITRERLAVWDKYHAMLAPLEQRGLLRRPIVPGHCRHNGHLYYVLLPAGTDRGTILRKLREAEIYAVFHYVPLHSSPAGMRFGRTHGDLRRTTDLSERLVRLPFWIGLQEAQQQRICDTLQSILER; from the coding sequence ATGGCATCCGAATTCATCCCGTTCAATCGGCCCTATGTCACGGGCAAAGAGCAGGCCAACGTCGAGCAGGCGCTGAAGAGTTATCATTTGTCAGGCGACGGCGCCTTCACCCGGCGCTGCCATCATTGGCTCGAAGCGCGCACCGGCTGCGCCAAGGCGCTGCTGACGCACTCCTGCACCTCCGCGCTCGACCTCGCCGCGATCCTGCTCGACCTGAAGAGCGGTGACGAAGTCATCATGCCCGCCTTCACGTTCGTCTCGACGGCGAATGCCTTCGTGCTGCGTGGCGCAATCCCGGTCTTCGTCGATATTCGCGAGGACACGCTCAATCTCGACGAACGCCAGATCGAAGCCGCCATCACCTCGCGCACCCGCGCGATCGCGCCGGTGCACTACGCCGGCGTTGCCTGCGAGATGGACCCGATCGCCGCGATCGCGAAGCGCCACGGCTTGCGTATCGTCGAAGATGCGGCGCAGGGCATCATGGCGACCTATCGGGGCACCCCGCTCGGCGCCATCGGCGATCTCGGCAGCTTCAGCTTCCACGAGACCAAGAACATCATGTCGGGTGAAGGCGGCGCGCTGCTGGTGAACGATCCCACCCTTGCGCAGCGCGCCGAGATCATCCGCGAGAAGGGTACCGATCGCGGCCGCTTCTTCCGCGGCGAGGTCGACAAATACACCTGGCAGGACGTCGGTTCGTCACTGCTGCCGAGCGATCTGACCGCGGCCTTCCTGTGGGCCCAGCTGGAAGACGCCGAGCACATCACCCGCGAGCGGCTCGCGGTCTGGGACAAATACCACGCCATGCTGGCGCCGCTCGAGCAGCGCGGACTGCTGCGCCGTCCGATCGTGCCCGGCCATTGCCGGCACAATGGCCATCTCTACTACGTGCTGCTGCCCGCCGGGACTGATCGCGGCACCATACTCCGCAAACTTCGGGAGGCGGAGATTTATGCAGTATTCCATTACGTGCCGCTGCATTCTTCGCCCGCCGGGATGCGGTTCGGACGCACGCATGGCGATTTGCGGCGTACCACCGATTTGTCCGAGCGCCTGGTCAGGCTGCCGTTCTGGATCGGCCTGCAAGAGGCGCAGCAACAGCGAATCTGCGACACACTGCAGTCGATCCTCGAACGGTAG
- a CDS encoding general secretion pathway protein GspJ, which translates to MTRAKKRIKTRVTKRLHRAFASEAGFTLLEVLLATLLMTVILAALATVTAQWLPNWSRGIARVQRAERLATGLDRIVADLSVAEQMTVNGDARAPLFEGAELSVTFLRTGLGPSARPGLEFIRLIEKADAKGLALVRERAPFQPMATDGQIRFVDQVVLIRAPFRVSFAYAGPDRIWQPTWHGQSQLPDRIRVTVRDGATGQALAVSAAVLPHITAPAECARAKNPTTCVAAGTRPQQAQKEEQQL; encoded by the coding sequence ATGACCCGCGCCAAGAAACGCATCAAGACACGCGTCACGAAACGCCTGCACCGCGCGTTCGCGTCGGAGGCGGGTTTCACCCTGCTCGAAGTGCTGCTGGCGACGCTGCTGATGACCGTGATCCTGGCTGCGCTTGCGACCGTGACGGCGCAATGGCTGCCGAACTGGAGTCGCGGTATTGCGCGGGTGCAGCGCGCGGAGCGTCTCGCCACCGGGCTTGACCGCATCGTCGCCGATCTCTCCGTCGCCGAGCAGATGACCGTGAACGGCGACGCCAGGGCGCCGCTGTTCGAGGGCGCCGAATTGTCGGTCACGTTCCTGCGCACCGGGCTCGGCCCGAGCGCGCGCCCGGGTTTGGAGTTCATCCGTCTGATCGAGAAGGCCGACGCCAAGGGGCTGGCGCTGGTGCGCGAGCGCGCGCCGTTCCAGCCGATGGCGACGGACGGGCAGATCCGCTTCGTCGACCAGGTGGTGCTAATCCGCGCGCCGTTCCGTGTCAGCTTCGCCTACGCCGGGCCCGACAGGATTTGGCAGCCGACCTGGCACGGCCAGTCGCAATTGCCGGATCGCATCCGCGTCACGGTGCGCGACGGCGCCACCGGCCAGGCGCTGGCGGTCTCGGCCGCGGTGTTGCCGCACATCACGGCGCCCGCCGAATGCGCGCGGGCCAAGAATCCGACGACCTGCGTGGCGGCGGGCACGAGGCCGCAACAGGCGCAGAAAGAGGAGCAGCAGCTGTGA
- a CDS encoding type II secretion system protein GspK, translated as MSGAPHGRGALRDDRGFIVVVVLWMLAALATLALIYLTYVTNTAVTVAVNTDRLQADALMNAGLELAAYRLTGQSEATRPTSGTFNARVGAGRVAVTFRSEAARIDLNAAPKAVLAGLMTGLGVSATDARDYADRILGWRSSTEPGVDNPEDSLYRTLGAPYLPRHAPFPHIDELWLVRGIPPAVIERMLPFVTVFSNMRTVNVLDAAPQVVAALPGMTPETLQQLLRNRADPNVNPQSLVGLAGSANATIEGAKAYRVTVVTEAPSHRQSSAEIVILLLESGDEPYRVLSWHSAFDGSAGKPL; from the coding sequence GTGAGCGGCGCGCCGCATGGACGGGGAGCGTTGCGGGACGACCGCGGCTTCATCGTCGTCGTTGTGCTCTGGATGCTCGCTGCGCTCGCCACGCTCGCGCTGATCTACCTGACCTATGTCACGAACACCGCGGTCACCGTTGCCGTCAACACTGACCGGTTGCAGGCCGATGCACTGATGAACGCCGGCCTCGAGCTTGCGGCCTATCGATTGACCGGGCAGAGCGAGGCGACGCGCCCGACCAGCGGCACCTTCAACGCCCGGGTCGGAGCGGGCCGCGTGGCCGTGACGTTCCGCTCGGAGGCCGCACGCATTGATCTCAACGCGGCGCCGAAAGCCGTCCTCGCGGGCCTGATGACCGGGCTCGGCGTCTCCGCGACGGATGCGCGGGACTACGCCGACCGGATCCTGGGGTGGCGGTCGTCGACGGAACCAGGCGTGGACAATCCGGAGGATTCCCTCTACCGCACGCTCGGCGCGCCCTATCTGCCGCGCCACGCGCCGTTTCCGCACATCGACGAGCTGTGGCTGGTGCGCGGCATTCCGCCGGCCGTGATCGAGCGCATGCTGCCCTTCGTTACCGTGTTCAGCAACATGCGTACCGTGAATGTGCTGGATGCCGCGCCCCAAGTGGTGGCGGCGCTGCCCGGCATGACGCCGGAGACGCTGCAGCAGCTGCTGCGCAACCGCGCCGATCCCAATGTCAACCCGCAGTCGCTGGTCGGGCTTGCCGGCAGCGCCAACGCAACGATCGAGGGCGCGAAGGCCTACCGGGTGACGGTCGTCACTGAGGCGCCCTCGCACCGGCAGAGTTCGGCCGAGATCGTCATCCTGCTTCTCGAAAGCGGCGATGAGCCCTATCGTGTATTGTCGTGGCATAGCGCCTTCGACGGCTCAGCCGGAAAGCCCCTGTGA